The Salvia miltiorrhiza cultivar Shanhuang (shh) chromosome 1, IMPLAD_Smil_shh, whole genome shotgun sequence genome has a window encoding:
- the LOC131006322 gene encoding proline-rich receptor-like protein kinase PERK15: MLQLHNLRFFVRGSGLLLEARWCLLKQLLLLCSLLSFTDANLRNKILKREALSPTTTIFDAPAMTELSLPSNLPSFHKHHHNHLSPHGAPAQPPNFGHFEISTPPSSSGLSRPSMQKSGSVPPSNPPPHVSEIAPPQPEPNTMPTGLAQPPLSPSFSSCCGPDMVLKRESQGCHCVYPIKLEILLLNVSSNPNWKLFLEQFASQLGLRVSQIELINFYIVGISGLNISMDITPHTGMSFSSIEAAGINSSLSTHRVRLDPALVGDYKLLNITWFKPPLLPQAPISDTAPSEAPPNLPSSPSALAPSKKVKHPSLILVIGLGAVILIIAVITVVMLCFCVSRQEKHIIEPIKETAKQRSLGTVPAMGSIHHPTSTRFLTYEELKEATNNFETTSILGEGGFGRVFKGVLSDGTAVAIKRLSSGGQQGDKEFLVEVEMLSRLHHRNLVKLVGYYSNRDSSQNLLCYELVPNGSLEAWLHGPLGLNCPLDWDTRMKIALDAARGLAYLHEDSQPCVIHRDFKASNILLENNFLAKVSDFGLAKQAPEGRTNYLSTRVMGTFGYVAPEYAMTGHLLVKSDVYSYGVVLLELLTGRKPVDMSQPSGQENLVTWARPILREKDRLEELADPRLDGKYPKEDFFRVCTIAAACVAPDASQRPSMGEVVQSLKMVQRVTEYQDSAVASNTAPNLRQSSTTFESDGTSSIFSSGPYSGFSALDTDNINKTAVFSEDLQEGR, encoded by the exons ATGTTGCAGCTCCATAATTTGCGCTTTTTCGTCCGGGGCAGCG GGTTGCTATTGGAGGCTCGTTGGTGCCTCTTAAAACAGTTGCTTCTGTTGTGTTCTTTATTATCCTTCACTGATGCTAATCTACGTAACAAGATATTGAAAAGAGAAGCTCTATCACCAACTACCACAATTTTTGATGCCCCTGCCATGACAGAACTGTCTCTACCTTCCAATCTGCCTTCGTTCCACAAACATCACCATAATCATCTCAGCCCTCATGGTGCACCTGCTCAACCTCCTAATTTTGGTCATTTTGAGATTTCTACTCCTCCTTCTAGCTCCGGTTTGTCCAGACCTTCAATGCAGAAGAGTGGATCAGTGCCTCCGAGCAATCCACCTCCACATGTTTCAGAGATTGCGCCACCTCAACCTGAACCTAACACCATGCCTACTGGTTTAGCTCAGCCGCCATTATCTCCCAGCTTCTCTA GTTGTTGTGGACCAGACATGGTACTCAAACGTGAGAGCCAGGGCTGCCATTGCGTGTATCCAATAAAGCTGGAAATTCTCCTTTTGAACGTCTCATCCAATCCGAACTGGAAGCTTTTTCTAGAGCAGTTTGCTTCACAGCTTGGTCTAAGAGTGTCACAGATTGAGCTCATTAACTTTTATATTGTTGGAATATCTGGTCTGAATATATCAATGGACATTACCCCACATACGGGTATGAGTTTTTCTTCCATTGAAGCTGCAGGAATAAACTCTTCATTGTCAACGCACAGGGTCCGTCTGGATCCTGCATTAGTGGGTGACTACAAGCTTCTCAACATAACCTGGTTCAAACCGCCCTTACTGCCTCAAG CTCCAATTTCCGATACAGCGCCATCAGAAGCGCCGCCCAATCTTCCATCAAGTCCTTCTGCACTGGCCCCTTCAAAGAAAGTTAAACATCCAAGTTTGATTCTTGTCATTGGACTTGGAGCTGTGATCCTGATAATTGCTGTCATCACTGTGGTTATGCTTTGTTTCTGTGTATCTCGCCAAGAGAAGCATATTATTGAACCTATCAAAGAAACTG CAAAACAAAGGAGTTTGGGAACAGTTCCAGCAATGGGATCGATTCACCATCCAACCAGCACACGGTTTCTCACCTATGAAGAACTGAAAGAGGCTACGAATAACTTTGAGACAACTAGTATTCTTGGTGAGGGTGGCTTTGGGAGAGTATTCAAGGGTGTATTAAGTGATGGAACTGCCGTTGCCATAAAGAGACTAAGCAGTGGTGGACAACAAGGGGATAAAGAGTTCTTAGTTGAGGTTGAGATGCTCAGTAGGCTGCATCACCGTAACTTGGTGAAACTTGTCGGATACTACAGCAATCGTGACTCCTCACAGAACCTACTTTGTTACGAGCTTGTTCCAAATGGAAGTTTGGAGGCTTGGCTCCATG GGCCATTGGGACTAAACTGCCCTCTTGATTGGGACACAAGAATGAAAATTGCTCTTGATGCTGCACGAGGACTTGCTTACTTGCATGAGGACTCGCAACCTTGTGTCATTCACAGAGATTTTAAGGCATCGAATATATTGCTTGAGAACAACTTTCTTGCCAAAGTTTCAGATTTTGGCCTCGCAAAACAGGCCCCTGAAGGCAGGACAAACTACCTCTCCACCCGTGTTATGGGAACTTTTGG GTATGTCGCCCCCGAGTATGCTATGACCGGGCACCTGCTGGTGAAGAGTGATGTTTACAGTTATGGTGTGGTTCTTCTTGAGTTGTTGACAGGAAGAAAACCTGTAGATATGTCGCAGCCTTCAGGCCAGGAGAACCTTGTCACCTGG GCTAGGCCAATACTAAGAGAGAAGGATCGATTGGAAGAACTTGCTGATCCAAGACTTGATGGCAAGTATCCAAAGGAAGATTTTTTCCGAGTGTGCACCATTGCTGCAGCGTGTGTGGCCCCAGATGCTAGCCAACGACCTTCTATGGGGGAAGTGGTGCAGTCTCTCAAAATGGTGCAACGTGTTACAGAGTATCAAGATTCTGCAGTGGCCTCCAACACTGCACCCAATCTTAGGCAGTCATCTACAACCTTTGAGTCGGATGGAACGTCATCGATTTTTTCTTCTGGTCCTTATTCCGGCTTTAGTGCCTTGGATA